The following is a genomic window from Neodiprion pinetum isolate iyNeoPine1 chromosome 3, iyNeoPine1.2, whole genome shotgun sequence.
CAAAATACATTCATTAGAGTAATGGCATTTTTAATAAGCCAATGTGTATTCGGAAGCATGAAGAGATCGATACACAAAATAACGCGACTGAGATGTATATTAACGGACATAAAATCCGGCGTTGCCGAAAATAAGGTTAGAATTTTGGAGGATTGAATGCTGAGTGCACTGacatatataaaattattatgtcATTTTGCAGAAATTTTTACCCAGTTTACAACAGTCATGTAAGTTCACGTCAGAAAGTAACACGCACTTTGATAACAAGCGGATATcagaaactgaaaaaatttatcaaggTTCTTTGACGACACAAGTCAGATCAGTTAAATTCTTTACACTTGTCACCTCGATCACCGGTATAATTTCGCAGCCAATGCTTTATGCTAAGATTGAAGAAATAGGCATCACACCTGTAATTGTTAGCGTTGGAGCATTCTATGGGTTCTTTGTACTGATATCTCCATTATTGATACACCTGGTAACCAAACGGTATGTTACTCAAGTAGAATACAACTCCAAAGAGGATTACTATACCGCATATACGTACACCTTATTTCTACGACAAAAAAAGGTAAgttttttccacgtactttcttttcctttttcgtaGATTCGACCAAAGCTGCACGTGTTTAGTTTCAATAAACATGCTTATCTGGGTTATAATTTCACAGATATTCTTTAGAGTAGCTTGATCATAATACATATCTCATTGAATTTCTACGTAATAGGATGAGGCATGCATATTTCAATCTTCTAGGTATTTTACTGAATTTAACTAGTGATTTTAGATAGTTTCAACATAATTTACTTTAAGAATGATCACTAACCATTTTAtcaaaactatttttcaagaaatatttcaCTGTGTAGTCTTAAAACCATGTTTCAAACCCTAAGGTTCAATTTAATGACATTGTCATCATATAATATTGgataaaaaatcactattttattattttagaataactttgaattAGGGTCGTAAAATATGAGTATGTTCTGTCATATTACAATCAgccaaattttaaaaaatcccaTTTCTAAAATAATGACTTGCTCCAAAACTACATCATTACAccaacattttatttcaatgtcaTTTTCACTAGAGATCAAGTTCACACCTAGtctttcaaataattatctccaattaaaacgatttttattttactaacCAAAACAATTATTCCTGTAATTCTCAAGATAATGTTTCGTAATTGACACTAACAATCATATCGTGCCATCTCAAtactcagttttttttttccccattttcTTCCCCATAAATTGGCCAGTTTTGTGATCAATACTATATTTTacgatataatatattattatgcagatcatatttattaattctacaatgtataattaaatgttttatttcttttatacaATGTTTAAGATTCAGTTTACACCAGACGATGTTAAGGTCCCAGCAATTCCAGCCATGCTGACAACCCTTGTGGTGAAGGACAATCCATTGTTCCTAGATCCAAAATTGTTCGAGGATATAAATCATTACAAGAGGATAATGGGATATGATAAGCCATTAGATTTTTCCCTAGATTCAGAGTctaaagatgagaaaaaataaagatagtatattatttattgattttgtGTTTTATGTATCAAAGATGTCATATTCCTTAACCTACTAACATTATTGTTTTCACTGTTTTTACAGTCATTCTATTTACATTTGTGAGTAATATATTACTACCGTTCATCGTTTTATCGATCGTAGTAATTATAGTTTCTAATTTctataattacaaaatatatacattgtgtaatttattacacatTATTTATAGAGAGATCATCGTAAATTGGCCAGTTATTTTCCACACGACATATTCTGGATTTTCTGGTGTACACAATGTGTTAAGCTATTCTTTAAACTAGCAGGTAACATTCGTTACATCTGCTAGCCTTATACGAAATAGTCCAATCTTAATAACTTTTCCTTGTCTGTAACCACCTATTATAGACTAAATTAAAAGTGCACCATAAAAAGTATTATAGAAGGATAcgtgaaaagaaaagttgTATGAGTCAGGCAATGAATCATGATACTGAAAGAAACATATAACCAGTACGATGTTTCTCTAGTACGAGATAGATcgtaattatttgtttttggAATATTCGCCGGATATATAGAACTTCGAAACGTATcacgtaaattaaaaaatttctgcgaCAATGACTCAATTGTGAATTTAAGGCaaataatattaaacaatTAGTTCGAAACTGTTAAAACGTACATTGTTTGTATCTTTCGGaactgattttttcaaaatcacaaGAACTTGCAATAGTACTATACAGAgtatgaaagaaaatgagcTCAGTTGTGataactgaaaaatttgaaaaatatgctgTCTGTCAAGTAACGAATTTTTTACGACTGCATAATGATTTATACAAGTTATGTTTATCTATAatcgtataatatttcatgaaaatttgtcataGCGTGTAATATACCGGTCTCTTCAGAATAGGATTACAATGGCATTAACGACTGACTTATCACAGTTATCTTCACGAGATTTCATTCTATAATGTTTCGAGGCTGCTTTGAGGTAAAGTTGAAGAACAACTTCTGAAATTATGATTTGCAAAAATCATGCATATGTGAAATGATAAGAACCGTCAATGTGGCTGTGATTGGAATTCATTATGCTGGAAGAAGATCGAAGTCGTCGGAAACGTGGACCATGGGAACGTGAAGATCTTCTATTTGAGGTCTAGCTTTGAAATCACAAAGACCTACTTCCTTCATCTTCCATTCCCAATCCATCCGTTGTACCGCATGAAGAGACTCCGCTTCATTGTGATGCCGTAATAGCATAGCTTCctgaaaaaacaagaatataCGTACAGATCTTGTATGATCATGAATGGAACATTGTATTATCTAACCAATTTCGAATTCGTGTAGAGTGGAATTCATCAAAATACTCGACACACAAACTTATCATATTGGCTGCTGAACGCTAGTTAAGACTTAAGACACCATGATTACTATGACACGACATCATTTGTGATGGAAGTCATAGGCCAAGTATAATTAGTAATTCCAGctttatttttaagtttgtAGATATTTTCGTAAGGTTTTCATAAAAGAtatgaatgataaaaaacttttcaatcaGTTTTCATCACTTAAAAATATCGGAATTATCTGATGGGCATCTTtcgaaatgataaatttttcaaatccaagATTTCTTGGACAGCTTTAAAATGTACGAgtgcatattaattaaaatatattcaacttTGGAAAACTTCAATAAGGATTGGAACACTGGCGATTCCTATACATTGCGACCACCTGAACACGAATTTCTTGGTAACTTCTGGgaaagaaattataattttttgaacaattttgtcCAACAATATAGTTAAactaaaaatctgaaaaacttCGTCTGGcatggaaaggaaaaaatcaattttatcaattcCAGATATTTTAAGGGTGTCCAGCAACACGGGACTTAAAAATTCCAGTATAATTTCCGCATTTTTCCTgtcattttataaaaattcccGGACATTCATAACATTATTTTGAGCTGCATAACGACTGAATATTAGTTGTTTTAGATAGTAATCTTTAAATACGTATGATgcttgttgaaaataatatgctCGTTGACGAACATAATTTCCGAATCAATTGGATTtcccaataaaaaaaatggtcgaGCATCCCTTTACCCTGCTTAAAGTATGTATCTATGGCAGTTGTAGGCGTATGAGATGTGGTGAGGAaatagacgaaaaaaaatgaaaaactctTACATAgcttatatttattaataatataactaGACGAGTTGTTATATACCATTTCGAAGATATGATTTCAATGTGAAATGAGTTGAGTAAGGGTTCTTATTATTAGACTTAGgtcgaaattttacaaaagttCGATTTGATGCAAAAATTCTCGGTCGATGAAATTCCTGTTTCCAGGAAATCCCGATCGCTGGAAACTCTGATTTTAATCTCATATCACTGTTTtcgaatttaattaaaacgcTATACAGAATGtgaattcatattttttaactaGTTTTAACCACACAACTtattagacaaaaaaaaaaaaaaagatttgaaaattatcgattGAAAGTTCTCATGTAGATATACATTACAgctcaattttcaattactgATTAATAAATATCTtctgaaatcgaatttttttaaattggaaTAAATACACGAGGTAATTTCCATGTACACttagaaacattttttcagataaGTTACAAAATTTCCTGACCTGTCTCGATTATTAGGACTTTTCCAAgatcataaaaatttcttttccgctCCTAGGTTTCCTAGTTTTCAGAAAGCATGCCATCTCCGATTAAGGATAATATATAAAAAGCCAATGTTATGACACACAATTTCACGTGTTCAGTTTAccttaattttttcccacttGTCATCAACGTCTTGAAGCCAGCTCAAAAATAATCGTCCATTGTACCGGCTTCTTGCATTTCtgtctttttcttcttgttcaGGAGTTATTACATTGTATACTTCTTCATCCTTCAAAATTGTACAAACCGAAAATGGAAGTGACTGATTTGCCAAGGCTCTAGCAGCTCGGCCGTGCACCCTGAGGATTTCTTGCTCCACAGACAAAAccaatttctctttttcaactACGTGTTGCATTCTTAGACGATACCTCTCCTTTTCCTGCTCCATGTACAGATCCTTCATTGCACAATGCAAACTAACTGGCGGGTTGACATTTGGTTCTTTATTAGCATTTCCAGCCAAGACATAAGTGCATCGATTCATTAAATAATCCTTGAAACCCTGAGGTGGTTTTGGTTGTACAGGGAAAAGACCTTTTCTCCGCCGCTCAATCTAtgaaaaacaagtttttttttttttatttcatccgtTGTACTTGGGTTAGTGACACTATTAGCACtacaaattctattttttgaaTGTTagtgaaatattatttgaaactcAAAGTCTGAAACATTTTCAGTGTAACGTGGAATGCATACTACTAGTAcaactaattttaattttaaacgaaTTTACTTTGACAGAGAATTTCTAAATAAATCGATTCTAACCTGTGACTGGATTATGTAAAGGTGTCAGTATCAACGTTTGAATCTCAAAAGCAGTTTTGGAGTGGACAAGATATggatatatttgaaaagatGCATGTACATATTCAGAACTATCTAACACTATTTTACCTGTTTCCTTATGTTGAggaacaattgataacaattGGTGATTGGCTGATCATGCGGATGAACTTCAGGTCCTGTATTAGCAGCTTCAGCAGCTTCATTGGCGGCAGCTGTGGCTGCAGCCTGCTGTGCTTCCTTATTcggtttcatttttcttttcctcggATGGAGTTCAACGGTAGTAGGAGGAGTGGTTGTGTTCGGAGTTGAAGTGGATTGAGTCGATGACGCAGTATCTGAACTCTCTGTGTCTTTCTGGGTTTTTGAGCTACCATCGGaatttttctccgttttcTCACTGGTCGTTGTTGTTTTCGAAGTACTATGAGGAACTGAGGTTTGTTCGGTTGTTGTCGTTTTTGTTGGATCCTGACTGGTAGTTTCTGGTGTCGGAGAATTGTGACGCTGCTGAGGTGATGAATTGTTTGAACGGTCATTTGACGATGCTGCTGCAGGAAGTGGAGACGAGTTTGAGTAACTGCCGTTTCCTGATGAAGCGCCAGCAGTTTCCTTTGAGATAACCGAGCCGTTGGCACCATTGCCAGACCTGAAATTCGTAATTATTAAAAACCAGTTCCCAGACAGAGCATGACACATCAATGCTATAAATTCTTCATACCTGTGTGAACTTCGAAGGACTCTTTGATGGTGTGTAGACCGTTCTTCGCCATGTAGAGCTCCAGTGaagtcttttttttcttcgcttttAGACGGAGCACCTTCAGTGGGACTCGTAGTTCCACTGGCTGATTGATTTTGATCTTTGTCAGTAGAATCGTTACTATTTGAGCTTGCGACAACATAAGGCAATTGGTGATTCCTATTCGATGTATTCTTTCCATTTCTATTTCCCTGTTCCTGTTCAGACACTGTGCTCTGTGGTATCACTATTTTCAGAGGTGGAACTTTTGGGGCCGAATTTGAATCCGAACTTTTTGATCGATCGTCTTCACCGTCTGATTCAGGGGGGGCTGGAGTAGCTGCTTTTGTATTCGTAGAACCAACCATGCTGCTAGCCGGTTTCGGACTACTACCAGTAGCTGCAGAAGAGCTGGGACTTTTTCGATCGACATTGGCAATGGAAGTGGCTTGATTGTTTTTACCTACAGCAGTATTTCCTCCCAGTTTACCGAGTTTTGTACACTGTAAACaaagaattatttaattaatttgaaaacgaaTCCTTAAATATCATCTACGAGAGTATACACAAGTAGATGGCTGAAAAAAGTAGGCGAATTTAAGAATTTGTAAACTATATATAAAGTTTGTGGATCAAGCTTTATCAACatactttttttaattacaatcaaACGATCAAAACGATTTTTATTGACATTGATGGCAACAATTTAGGTTGGTGATATGCAGTGCCCACGATACCTCAAACAAGGCTGAAAAAGATTTACATACTTCAAATGTGGAGACAGTATTGTCAGATAGTTTAGCCTCCTAGGCgcagttcaattttttttttttttattagcttatttcattgaaattgcGACCGTGTGAAGttgaagttgaatttttcgtcaaaattttactttatttcatcaggaaaaaaatatgatgttAAAAATTAGTGATATCGTGATAAACAGGAGAAATCATCCAAGAATATTATTTCCAACCTTGAACTAAATCGGTTGAACTGTTCTTTAGTTATCGTGAGCACAATAAAACACGTCACTGAACAAAATggttgatattattatcaataacaATGTGTTCTATTGAATGACTCTAATTTAAGGACAACAAAAAGCCAATAAAGCTTGATTTACATACTTTGGAATAAAACAAACcccaattgaattgaataGAAATTCCCAAAGATCCACCCACTTTTCCAGCTGTCTACTCATATGTACCCTCTTAAGAGTATGAATGAAAACTCGTTCATCGCCCACCTTTTCATTAGTTGGATTATTTCTACCAGCCGCCAGTCTTCCAGTTACCACAGTTTTAGAATTGTCCTTAGTGCTCTCAGAttcctttctcttctttcGACGATTTTCTTCATCTTGCTCATCAGGATTATCACTTTCTAATGTGCGTTTAGCGGCAGGTGATGCAGAGACTGAAGTCTCATCCGTATTGGAGGCAGAGATTTCAGCTACCGCTGACAAAGCACTTACGGTCCCTGAAGCATTACTTCCAGATCCCCCTGCTGCTTTCGTCACATCTTTATCCTTGTCACCAGGGTTCGGTGAAGTACTCGCTCCTCGAACTGGCGTCGCCTCTTTTGAACTTTTAAATTCATATACATCCCCACTTTCTCCAGATGCGCTACTGTTATTGGCAGACCCAGTCGCCACCGGGTTTCCCCCTGACAATGCTGAGGACTTGGACCCATCCATGTTTTGAGACTGGCTAGTCACACCGTGGCGTGGGGCTGTACCACTCTTCTTGTCATCCCTGGAGGTACGCACCTGGTTCAACCGCAGCGTGACCCGCGGTGAGCCGCCAGACTGCCCAGTTCCCGATCTGTCGACTGAGAGAAAATAAAGTCGTTATTGTAcagatttatgaaaaatcgataTATAATGATGATTAATATACATGGAATTGCGATTTATGaaggttcatcgaaaacgctaACAATAACGCATTGAAGAGTAAGTGAAATTTGGTAAGTGACCCAAAAGCCCAAAATGGTAAACTTGGCACCAAGTATTACGCCGATGTATATTCGCTTATTATTAGAACttaaaataactaaaaatttgAGTTTTTGATCAAAGTAGATCCATTAAAATTTAAGGTACATAATATGCATATGATAACAGGCGTTacacattttttgattatcaGGATACTGATCACAGCTAAAAAAGAGTGACTACAAACAGACCCgactgattcaaaaaaatctataaaaagttaaaatatttaaagGATACTTTGAATGTAATTAACCTTTCGTTACTCGTGCTTGATTGCctgtcaaatttcattttatggCAGGCACTGTGCCGCTCATGTTAAATGAAATGTGACGtctccacgtcacaatatagtaatgaaatatttcttaataataataatatttatgtgtagttatatttttttattatttctgtctacttatattttttttgaaaaatattaaagttCATTTCTTTATCAAAGTGAAAAGTATTACAGTAGTTTATGTTTAATGGTCAACTAATAATTGTCATTGATTGGCATTAACAACTTCTTCAAGtcatattgtaaatattttagtCTTATTAAAACTATGATAAATTCGAAACATCTGTATTTGTAATCTGAATCTATAATAGTGATCTGCATGCTATTCCTTTGTTCTCCGACCCAGCAGTAAACTTTATGATATTTttaccttgaattttttctattcagcTATAAGCTTGTCttccaattaatttttttatttttactttaaaaaaaacattggtGTTTTTGTTGTTACTGTCAATGTCTTGGGTTAAATTGTCGTCACTTTCATCTTCGCTATTGAACTTGTCATCAGATTTTTGTAACTCTGACTTAACatcagaataattttttagttttaataaaattattttataaatgaacaaaaattaagtaaaaaaaaaaatatatgtacttaaatatgttttttaacaaatttaaattcaattcctAAGGTTATTTTATGTCACAACTAAAATACAACTACATATCACAAATCTTGCTGTGATATAAAGCAAAAATTTAGCACGCTGTATGTATCGGACATTTTTACTGTCAGCTGAGAGGTTCCGAGTAAATTCTGACAAcgtggtggaaaaaattgaattgacaATTTAACTCACATAATGAGCACTGTGTCGCTTTTTCAGGATcttgttgaatataaatatattttacttgTACATTATACTTGttaattataagtatatttaACGATAGTAAACATTTCAAAGAGAGAATTGGTAAAGTATGAAGTCACAATTATCCATATAGTTATTTatattgcaatttattttGTCTAAAGGGCGGGTTCGCATTTGTAGCGCGAGTAACAAAAGGTTAAACTGACGCAACATGCTGAAGAGTAAGTACCTCACTAACAGACTGTCGAAACACGTCTTTGGAAATCTGCATGACGATTTACTGTCATTTTCTTTAAGATCAATCAATATTGTCAGTACAGCTATACAAATTAAGACTCAAGTTCCCTAATTTTTCAGGGTTCTTAAAACTTAAATTTGGTTTGTGTACAAATTCTATATAGCGAGAAATATGTGAAGAAATTTTAAGGTTTTGGAATAAACGTTGTTTTATTCCTTTAAATTACTATGCGATTTTGGCAAAAATCAATAACTGTAGCCCTAAGAAATAGTCTTTGCTTCGGTATTAACTTCAGTACCGCAAATTGATGAGTTGAAATATTACAATGTTATTGTTCGTTTctgtttttaataaaatcagcACATATACCGGCGCGCACATGTGAAACAAGAAATACTGACAGTGTCTCATCTACgtattgatcaatttcactCAAATCTcactaaaaaattatatctcaCAGATCTTTCCATATGACTCTGCTTCatgcatttgaaaaatattacattctAGAACATCTTGCCTGATCATGCTCATTATGCagtaaaggaaaaaattgaagagatTTAGTTTCAGATTTAAATAGCATTTTTTGATGATGTTAAAGTTTGTAACAAGAAATTGACTAAATACTAAAATAGAATCACTATCTAGTAACCTTAAAATGATTTTGTAAGACTTATCTTCcagcgtataaatatattctgtATTATTATGATTCATCGAACTTTAGATAATCCTTAATTGTAAGTTGTAAAACTCGTTGCGAGATTTACAGAACATTACATTCTTCAACCTGACATCATTTTAAGATTGGTAATTTGTTAGAAGCTTACGTATTTGTCTAAACAGTCGCAAAAAGGTGGACGAAATTATGACAGAAGCTAATAAaacataatataaatatacacaggTAAAAATGATACCCAATGgtcttgaaaaataaatttatctgtAATCACGGAACAAATACTTTTGGGATTTTGGTTATTCAATTCTTTATTTTAACAGCATTCAAAATTAATCCGTTAAATTTCATCCTCTGATCAACTTCCCCAAtgatttaatattaatttcaaaattaattcaactaatcggccgatgaaaaattactattg
Proteins encoded in this region:
- the LOC124215006 gene encoding transmembrane protein 70 homolog, mitochondrial codes for the protein MAFLISQCVFGSMKRSIHKITRLRCILTDIKSGVAENKKFLPSLQQSCKFTSESNTHFDNKRISETEKIYQGSLTTQVRSVKFFTLVTSITGIISQPMLYAKIEEIGITPVIVSVGAFYGFFVLISPLLIHLVTKRYVTQVEYNSKEDYYTAYTYTLFLRQKKIQFTPDDVKVPAIPAMLTTLVVKDNPLFLDPKLFEDINHYKRIMGYDKPLDFSLDSESKDEKK
- the LOC124215002 gene encoding ankyrin repeat domain-containing protein 12 isoform X2, which translates into the protein MMRGWSPLHEACNHGWLGTARILIEAGASVNALGLDDDTPLHDAAVNGHQELVKLLVDSGADSTLKNKRGKTPVDVASGSLDRSSFVSDKSTEARSTVSQVTSPAAGGAVSSSSANPRADDIVARRLFDAGSAASLVGEQQQREQQRPTGSSANAPSVVEDSGAPCEMRRTPPQNKVDRSGTGQSGGSPRVTLRLNQVRTSRDDKKSGTAPRHGVTSQSQNMDGSKSSALSGGNPVATGSANNSSASGESGDVYEFKSSKEATPVRGASTSPNPGDKDKDVTKAAGGSGSNASGTVSALSAVAEISASNTDETSVSASPAAKRTLESDNPDEQDEENRRKKRKESESTKDNSKTVVTGRLAAGRNNPTNEKCTKLGKLGGNTAVGKNNQATSIANVDRKSPSSSAATGSSPKPASSMVGSTNTKAATPAPPESDGEDDRSKSSDSNSAPKVPPLKIVIPQSTVSEQEQGNRNGKNTSNRNHQLPYVVASSNSNDSTDKDQNQSASGTTSPTEGAPSKSEEKKDFTGALHGEERSTHHQRVLRSSHRSGNGANGSVISKETAGASSGNGSYSNSSPLPAAASSNDRSNNSSPQQRHNSPTPETTSQDPTKTTTTEQTSVPHSTSKTTTTSEKTEKNSDGSSKTQKDTESSDTASSTQSTSTPNTTTPPTTVELHPRKRKMKPNKEAQQAAATAAANEAAEAANTGPEVHPHDQPITNCYQLFLNIRKQIERRRKGLFPVQPKPPQGFKDYLMNRCTYVLAGNANKEPNVNPPVSLHCAMKDLYMEQEKERYRLRMQHVVEKEKLVLSVEQEILRVHGRAARALANQSLPFSVCTILKDEEVYNVITPEQEEKDRNARSRYNGRLFLSWLQDVDDKWEKIKEAMLLRHHNEAESLHAVQRMDWEWKMKEVGLCDFKARPQIEDLHVPMVHVSDDFDLLPA
- the LOC124215002 gene encoding ankyrin repeat domain-containing protein 12 isoform X1; translation: MPAGRPRGGNGGFRGHPAPMSERQQLALLLQMTSQDKESGGISPSSVSVQSTSSEQHRASRSRCRNERGETPLHVAAIRGDETQVRRLLARGADPNAKDFAGWSPLHEACNHGWLGTARILIEAGASVNALGLDDDTPLHDAAVNGHQELVKLLVDSGADSTLKNKRGKTPVDVASGSLDRSSFVSDKSTEARSTVSQVTSPAAGGAVSSSSANPRADDIVARRLFDAGSAASLVGEQQQREQQRPTGSSANAPSVVEDSGAPCEMRRTPPQNKVDRSGTGQSGGSPRVTLRLNQVRTSRDDKKSGTAPRHGVTSQSQNMDGSKSSALSGGNPVATGSANNSSASGESGDVYEFKSSKEATPVRGASTSPNPGDKDKDVTKAAGGSGSNASGTVSALSAVAEISASNTDETSVSASPAAKRTLESDNPDEQDEENRRKKRKESESTKDNSKTVVTGRLAAGRNNPTNEKCTKLGKLGGNTAVGKNNQATSIANVDRKSPSSSAATGSSPKPASSMVGSTNTKAATPAPPESDGEDDRSKSSDSNSAPKVPPLKIVIPQSTVSEQEQGNRNGKNTSNRNHQLPYVVASSNSNDSTDKDQNQSASGTTSPTEGAPSKSEEKKDFTGALHGEERSTHHQRVLRSSHRSGNGANGSVISKETAGASSGNGSYSNSSPLPAAASSNDRSNNSSPQQRHNSPTPETTSQDPTKTTTTEQTSVPHSTSKTTTTSEKTEKNSDGSSKTQKDTESSDTASSTQSTSTPNTTTPPTTVELHPRKRKMKPNKEAQQAAATAAANEAAEAANTGPEVHPHDQPITNCYQLFLNIRKQIERRRKGLFPVQPKPPQGFKDYLMNRCTYVLAGNANKEPNVNPPVSLHCAMKDLYMEQEKERYRLRMQHVVEKEKLVLSVEQEILRVHGRAARALANQSLPFSVCTILKDEEVYNVITPEQEEKDRNARSRYNGRLFLSWLQDVDDKWEKIKEAMLLRHHNEAESLHAVQRMDWEWKMKEVGLCDFKARPQIEDLHVPMVHVSDDFDLLPA